The following coding sequences lie in one Nymphaea colorata isolate Beijing-Zhang1983 unplaced genomic scaffold, ASM883128v2 scaffold0645, whole genome shotgun sequence genomic window:
- the LOC116245336 gene encoding caltractin-like, translating to MVKWMKAMKERTQKLKRSTKPQPPQPAKPAATASWKDRLNHDDYEDLKNTFEIFDEDHSGSIDPAEINKVLEELGLDKRNPFVLSLIHGLRDVNHPVTFEEFLNIIGTRVGETKTKNGLRAVFAQFDRDENGLIDFEEFKAISKQLHENLNDDDLLEMLHSTHVNQKTASNEGVTFDEFYRIVSKFANK from the exons ATGGTAAAATGGATGAAAGCGATGaaagaaagaacacaaaaaCTTAAAAG ATCCACCAAACCCCAGCCTCCCCAGCCCGCTAAGCCCGCTGCCACCGCTTCCTGGAAGGACAGATTGAACCACGACGACTACGAAGATCTCAAGAACACCTTTGAAATCTTCGATGAGGATCACAGTGGTAGCATTGATCCCGCCGAAATCAACAAGGTTTTGGAGGAGCTCGGCCTCGATAAGAGAAACCCATTCGTCCTGTCCCTCATCCACGGACTGAGAGACGTTAACCACCCCGTCACCTTTGAAGAGTTCTTGAACATCATCGGAACCAGAGTTGGTGAGACCAAGACCAAGAACGGTTTGAGGGCTGTCTTCGCTCAATTCGATAGAGACGAGAACGGTCTCATTGACTTCGAGGAATTCAAAGCTATCTCAAAGCAACTGCACGAGAACCTCAACGATGACGATCTTTTGGAGATGTTGCACAGCACTCACGTCAATCAGAAGACTGCCTCCAACGAGGGTGTCACTTTCGATGAATTCTACAGAATCGTCTCCAAGTTTGCCAACAAATGA